The Candidatus Manganitrophus noduliformans genome includes a window with the following:
- a CDS encoding DUF2628 domain-containing protein: MSEESPSATSWPSVPGVASQTPVTAEELNAFAVGKGYTDEAKENYYLSHWTHILDGASRFSSFNWAAALFGLSWCFWRKLYLVGAAVLAAYLLVSFFLAHLFRAINPAQDPRAVLLVTDVAWAGLLVVQIALGVAANRLYLRRALATINKLRETVPDRSAYLERLRKKGGTSFLAFLVGVMILAAAYSRNPFAIP, translated from the coding sequence ATGTCTGAAGAATCCCCCTCGGCAACAAGCTGGCCGAGCGTGCCGGGGGTTGCCTCTCAAACCCCCGTCACCGCCGAAGAGCTGAACGCGTTCGCGGTTGGCAAAGGATATACCGATGAAGCGAAGGAGAACTATTACCTCTCCCATTGGACGCACATTCTCGACGGCGCCTCCCGTTTCTCCAGCTTCAACTGGGCGGCCGCCCTCTTCGGCCTCTCTTGGTGCTTCTGGCGAAAGCTCTACTTAGTAGGGGCAGCCGTTCTCGCCGCGTACCTCCTCGTCTCTTTTTTCCTCGCACATCTCTTCCGGGCCATCAATCCGGCGCAGGACCCTCGCGCCGTGTTGCTGGTCACAGACGTCGCCTGGGCGGGGCTGCTGGTTGTCCAGATTGCGTTGGGGGTGGCCGCCAACAGGCTTTACTTGCGCCGCGCCCTCGCAACGATCAATAAGCTGCGCGAGACGGTCCCTGACCGCTCCGCCTATTTAGAGCGCCTCCGAAAAAAAGGGGGGACCAGCTTTCTTGCCTTTTTGGTCGGTGTGATGATTCTGGCTGCCGCCTATTCCCGGAACCCATTCGCCATCCCCTAG